The Papaver somniferum cultivar HN1 chromosome 6, ASM357369v1, whole genome shotgun sequence genome segment AGTGGGTCATCTTCCACAGCTAGTAGGATCTACACCTTTGTTCAAAACCCTTGCAAACATGTCTGACAAATACGGACCTGTCTTCATGGTCCGGTTTGGTATGCACCCAACCATAGTTGTGAGTAGTTGGGAGGTGGCCAAGGAATGCTTCACCACCAACGACAAGTTCCTCGCCAGTCGTCCACCTAGTGCTACAGCCAAGTACCTCGCTTATGATCACGCCATATTTGCTTTCTCGGTTTATGGTCCTTATTGGCGGGAGATACGAAAGATCTCTACTCTTCACTTACTCACACATAAGCGACTCGAGTCGCTCAAGCACATCCCCTACTCTGAGATCAACAGCTGCGTGAAAACATTATATACCCGTTGGGTGAAAACTCAAAGCCAGATAAGGCAAAATGCTGCAGGTGCAGCTGATGATTTTGTTAAACTCGACATGACAGAAATGTTCGGACATCTAACCTTGAATGTGGTGTTGAGGTTCGTTGTTGGAAAGCCTATATTTGTCCACAAAGATAATGATCAAAACGAGGATTGCCAGAATGAAGAGGAATTAGAGAGTCTAAAGCTTCATAAGACTATCGTAGAGTTCTTTGAACTATCAGGCGCTTTAGTAGCATCTGATGTTCTTCCATACCTTGGGTGGCTTGATGTGGATGGACAAAAGAAACGCATGAAGAAGATAGCCAAAGAAATGGACTCGATTGCAGAAAAATGGCTTGAAGAGCACCGACAAAATAAGAGACTACAACCACTATCAAGCCCACCATCAATAGGCATCAATCATGATGACGAGACTGACTTCATGGCCGTGTTGCTGTCAGTTCTTGATGAAGGGAAGGATGATATCTTCTTTGGTTACAATCGGGACACTGTCATAAAAGCCACATGTTTGGTACGTTAATTATACTCCCACTTTATAATTCTATATTATCTTATATTTAATTAATTGGACATACACAATTCCCTTAATACATTTATGATCAGATATGATTTCCCTGTTGTGTTGATAACATTGAATGCAGGACCATCTTATCAATAAACTAGCCAGCTAACATTGAATGCAGCACCATCTTACCATGAatactttagaatatacataatACAAATTATGGAATATAACTggttagagaaaatgaatttatataatagtttggttttttggttttggtgggattggaacttaggatctattggtcactaaaagtatccacagtgggcgagtataaccaaaaatttgggatgagatcgtgacgcagtgggacggagtaaagatcaaatcccagccaaagatcaaattccagaccatatttggtcgcgaccaaataccaaatcctaatatagtcgggcgtaaatttaaagtactcttgttgctgggcgtatatttaaagtacgcttgttaacgggcggagatttaaattacgcccgatgaaaattcaaattaaaaaaaaaaaaaaaaaatgaggcgtaaacttaaagtacgcctggtgattgattgggcggacatttgagatacgcccgatgaaatttttttggggcggatctttaaattacgcgcgaccaaattttaatcgccaccgttacgtgacaacacggactaaacccaaaatttgatcttttttttgatctttgatctttggttttgatcgcaccactgcagttgctctaaggacACTagttcattttcactatttgtgaatgaacctttagtctcacatagggaaaactaaaaatgatacctctccataagtattgaattttttgatattagagtggcccttgggttattagcacttttgtgcgagggagaggacttaggcaatgggctagttggtgcaatcacacattttcacacacgcgcgggccgggttcgggtgtgggtgtgggtcaagacttatcttttttggcaaaacttctttttgaatttttgaattaatacttaaaagatttcaaacaaaaataaatttttgGGCGACATTATGTTTATGCATGAACGTTACATCAACATTattatgcatgaacgttttatatcaacattatgatgcatgaacgttttaaatCGATATTatgtgatgcatgaacgttttaaacCATTTGGATTTAATTCTTCTTGttcataataatattatgacactagttcattttcactatttgtgaatgaacctttagtctcacataggaaaaactaaagatgatacctctccataagtattgaattttttgatattagagtggccgtTGGgttattagcacttttgtgcgagggagaggacttaggcaatgggctagttggtgcaatcacacattttcacacacgcgcgggccgggttcgggtgtgggtgtgggtcaagacttatcttttttggcaaaatttctttttgaatttttgaattaatacttaaaagagttcaaacaaaaataaatctttgggcgaCATTATGTTTATGTACGAACGTTACAtcaacattatgatgcatgaacatTTTATATTAActttatgatgcatgaacgttttatatcaatattatgatgcatgaacgttttaaatcgacattatgatgcatgaacgttttaaatCGATATTatgtgatgcatgaacgttttaaacCATTTGGATTTAATTCTAATTGATTTAATGCGCGTTAATGAGACCTCTCTCACTTCTATCCTATATAAACCGATCACATTTTTCATTTCaacttgtgtccagaagagctactatcctcttcttttcgtcttcttcccctgtgtggtcctttgttTTCATTCTGTgcgcaattgttgttgaggtcgtaagagtgggcaagtactatAGTGCTAACAacgcttgcaacgggcagttttatcctggatacgacttgaccacagggtataagcatcactcattcttgaggtgtatcagtcaactatcgtgttaaggacagcgtgttgaacacgtgactctatCTTCTGTGTGTTGTtcatttgagtgtttatttaccttccagaaatttctcatttttcttctaagatttttctttgagtgttttattgttacagtagCAACATAACTTGATATGCATGATGACCAGATGGAAACTAGATAGAGATATTATTACTTTGAGATGTTAGTTCAAGTATCTTACAAAGATGCCAGCACAAACAACTAGCTGTTACATTTAGTTACACGCGGCAAAGGAAGAAGGCAGTGCAAGTTGAGCGCAACCAATAATTTTATCTTCTTTTGTCTACTATTTCTTTCTCGGGATGAGCCAAATCTTATCCGTTGAAGTATACGTAATCCTCTTGATTTGGTAGGTATGACCAAACACCGAAATTAATTGGATGGATGAACTAATCGAATTTGGTTTTGTCTACCTTGCAGACACATATCTTAGCTGCTACAGACACCACTTCAGTGTCATTGACGTGGGCTCTCTCGCTACTTCTCACCAATCCTAGAGTCTTGAGGAAGGTTCAAGATGAGCTTGACACAGTAGT includes the following:
- the LOC113290212 gene encoding cytochrome P450 CYP82D47-like produces the protein MQVDLPNIVQKYYPLITGLLLALLSIYYLWVSIIRPRRNSKSKLRPPEVAGSWPIVGHLPQLVGSTPLFKTLANMSDKYGPVFMVRFGMHPTIVVSSWEVAKECFTTNDKFLASRPPSATAKYLAYDHAIFAFSVYGPYWREIRKISTLHLLTHKRLESLKHIPYSEINSCVKTLYTRWVKTQSQIRQNAAGAADDFVKLDMTEMFGHLTLNVVLRFVVGKPIFVHKDNDQNEDCQNEEELESLKLHKTIVEFFELSGALVASDVLPYLGWLDVDGQKKRMKKIAKEMDSIAEKWLEEHRQNKRLQPLSSPPSIGINHDDETDFMAVLLSVLDEGKDDIFFGYNRDTVIKATCLTHILAATDTTSVSLTWALSLLLTNPRVLRKVQDELDTVVGKERNVEDRDVNDLVYLQAVIKETLRLYPAGPLAVPHEAIENCNVGGYEVKAGTRLLVNLWKIHRDPRVWSNPLEFKPERFLPELDGGTGEASTLDYTGQDFVYIPFGSGRRMCPGINFAAQTLHMTLARLLHAFDFDNGLVIDMTEGSGLSMRKVTPLEVHLRPRLPITLY